GAACCCCGGCACGGGGGCGCATTTCGCGGACGCGCCCCTGTCCACGGGGGAGGAGGTGGACGCGGCGGCCCGTGCCGCGCAGGCGGCCTTCCAGGAGTGGCGGCGGGTGCCCGCGCCCGACCGCATCCAGTATCTCTTCACGCTGAAGCAGTTGATGGAGGAGCACCTGGACGCGCTGGCGCGGTCGTGCAGCGAGGAGTGCGGCAAGACGCTGAACGAGAGCCTGGGCGAGCTGCGCCGGGCCATCGAGAACGTGGAGGTGGCCTGCGGCATCCCGATGATGATGCAGGGGCGGAACAACGAGGACATCGCGCGGGGGATAGACGAGCACATGTTCCGCCAGCCCCTGGGCGTGACGGCGATGATCGCCCCGTTCAACTTTCCGGCCATGATCCCCTTCTGGTACCTGCCCTACGCGCTGGCGACGGGGAACTGCATGATAGTGAAGCCCAGCGAGAAGTGCCCCGTGACGCAGCAGCGGGTTTTCGAGCTGGTGGACCGGCTGGGGCTGCCGCCGGGCGTGCTGCAAGTGGTGAACGGGGCGAAGGGCACGGTGGACGCGCTGCTGGACCATCCGGCGGTGCGGGCGGTGAGCATGGTGGGGTCCACCCCGGCCGCGCGGGCCATCTATTCGCGGGCGGCGGCGAACGGCAAACGGGCGCAGTGCCAGGGCGGCGCGAAAAACCCCGTGCTGATCATGCCGGACGCGGACATGGAGACGGCGGTGCGGATTCTGGCGGACTCGGCCTTCGGCTGCGCGGGCCAGCGCTGCCTGGCGCTGTCCGTGGGGATCACCGTGGGCGGGGCGCGGGAGGCGTTCCGGGAGCGCTTCGCGGAGGCGGCCCGCGCGCGGCGCGTGGGCTACGGGCTGGACGAGGGGGTGGAGACGGGCGCGGTGATCAGCGCGGAGAGCAGGGCGCGGATCGAGGGGCTCATCGGCGCGGCGGAGGCGGAGGGCGCGCGGGTGCTGGTGGACGGGCGCGGGCGCACGGTGCCGGGGTATGAGGGGGGCAGTTACGTGTTCCCGACCGTGCTGGACAACGTGCCGCCGCGGGGCGGGACCGCGCGGACGGAGATATTCGGGCCCGTGTTCAGCCTGATGCACGCGGAGACGCTGGAGGAGGGCATTGCGATGGTGAACGACCGCGCCTACGGGAACATGGCGTGCATCTTCACGGCGAGCGGCGCCGCGGCGCGGCAGTTCCGCACGGAGGCGCACGCGGGGAACATCGGCGTGAACATCGGCGTGGCCGCGCCCATGGCGTTCTTCCCCTTCAGCGGGTGGGCGGACAGTTTCTTCGGCGACCTTCACGGCCAGGCCGAACACGCCGTCGAGTTTTTCACGGAGACCAAGGTGGTGGTGGAGCGCTGGCCCAGGGAGTGGAGCCGGAAATTTTGAGTCTGGTGAAGAGCGGATCCGTCGGATCGGACGGATCGGACGGATCGGACGGATTGGACGGATTGGACGGATTGGACGGATCGGGCGGATTGGACGGATCGGGCGGATTGGACGGATCGGGCGGGGACAACAACAGAAAGAGGTTTGTGGCATGGCGGAGATTCGTGTCGGCAACGCCCCGTGCTCGTGGGGCAGTCTGGAGTTTGAGGGGCTGGGCGGCCAGCCGCTGACGTGCGAACGCATGCTGGACGAGCTGGCGGAGACGGGTTATTGCGGCACGGAGCTGGGCGACTGGGGCTTCATGCCCACGGCGCCCGCCGCGCTCAAGGCGGCGCTCGACGCGCGGGGCGTGGCCATGGTGGGCGCCTTTGTGCCGGTGCGCTTCGCCGACGCGTCCGCGCACGCGGCGGGGGCGGAGACGGCGGTCCGCGTGGCGCGGCTGCTGGCCGGGGCGGCGTCGCCGGGGCACGCGCCGATGATCATCCTCGCGGACGACAACGGCAGTGTGCCGGAGCGGGTGGCCAACGCCGGGCGTGTGACGGCGGCCTTGGGCCTGGACGACGCGGGCTGGGGTGTCTTCGCGCGGGGCGTCGAAGCTGCGGCGCGCGCCGTGCGCGGCGCGACGGGCCTGCCCGTCGGATTCCACCACCACTGCGCGGGGTATGTGGAGACGCCGGACGAGATAGGCGCGCTGCTGCACCGGACGAGTCCGGAACTGCTGGGGCTGGTCTTCGACACGGGGCATTACGCCTTCGGCGCGGGCGACCGGGACGGCGGCCTGACCCGCGCGGGGCTGGAGCGCTTCGCGGACCGCGTCACCCACATGCACTACAAGGACTGCGCGCCGGACGTGGCCGAACGGGCCGCCGCTGAAGGCTTGGACTACTTCCAGTCCGTCGGGGCGGGCGTGTTCTGCGAACTGGGCCGGGGCTGCGTGGATTTCCCCTGGACCACCCGGTGGCTGCGGGCGCGGGGGTACGGCGGGTTCATCACCGTGGAGCAGGACGTGCTGCCCGGCATGGGCGCGCCCAAGGAGAGCGCCCAGCGGAACCGGGAGTATTTGAGGACGCTGGGACTGTGAGGGGGCGTGGTAAAATGCAGACAAACCCATGCTGTTGTAATGTTGTCATGAAAAGAACCACATGGCCGGTGAACCGAAAACAGATTGTGGAGCACCATGAGCAAAGTGCTTGATGAGCTTGAAAAATTGTCCGTGACGGAGCGGGTACAGTTGGTGGAGGACCTTTGGGACAGCATCGCCCGAAGCAATGCCGAGATACCCCTCTCCCAGTGGCAAAAAGACGAATTGGACCGCCGCAAAGCAAACCACGCGCAAAACCCCGATTCCGTCCGCACTTGGGACGATGTCAAGAACGACATGCTTCGGCCACGATGAACACAGCCCTGGTTTTACTTCCCGAAGCCGAGCGGGTTAGGGTTGTGGTGGGTCCGCGCGGTTTCCGTGCCGGCGCATACTTCCGTCGGGCACCGTGTTGGGTTCAGTCCCCGATGTCCAGGGCCTGGGCGAGTTTTTTCGCCTGCTTGATGTCCATCTTGCCCGTGCCGAGCACGGGGATGGCTTCTATGCGGTAGAAGGCGCTGGCCTTGGGCCGCCACAGGTTCGGCATGTCCGAGGCGTCCAGCCGCCGGAGCAGCTCGTCGAGCTGGGCGTCGTCCAGGATGTGGAGCACCACCAGCCGCTCGCCCTTGGCCGTGTCCGGCACGCTGGCCACCACCAGGGACTGCTCGGTGAGGCCCAGCAGGCCGTGGAGGCTTTCCTCGACCCGGGTGTGCGGCACCATCTCGCCGCCTATCTTGCTGAAGCGGGCCAGCCGGTCCGTGATGGAGATGAAGCCCTCCTCGTCCACGGCGGCGATGTCCCCGGTCGCGTACCAGCCGTCGTGCAGCACGGCGGCGGTCTTCACCGGGTCGTCGAGGTAGCCCTGCATGATGTTCGGCCCCGTCACCAGCAGCAGGCCGGGCTCGTTCACGCCCAGATCCCCGCCGGTGTCGGGGTCCACCACGCGCACCGTCTGGCCCGTCATCGGCCGGCCGATGGTGCCGTGCTTGAGGCCGGCGATGAAGAAGCCCGGCGACTCGCAGTCCGGAATGTTCACGGACACGCCGGGGGCGCATTCGGTGGTGCCGTAGCCCTCGACGGGCTCCATGCCGAATTTCTCGTTGAAGGCCAGGCGCACCCGCTCGGGCAGCTTCTCGGCCCCGCAGACCACATAGTCCAGACTCCGGAGCTGCTCCGCCTCGCAGCGTCGGATGAATCCCTGCAGGAAGGTGGAGGTGCCGACCATGATGGAGCCGCCGTACTTCTGAATCAGCCCGCCGATGGCCTTGGGCTCGAGGGGGTTCGGATGGTACACCGCGCGGATGCCCACGACGAGGGGGGTCCACAGGCAGACAGTGTAGCCGAAGGAGTGGAAGAGCGGCAGGAAGCCCACCACGCAGGAGTTCCAGTTGTGCGGGAAAATCTCCTGGGCCGACTCGATGATGGTCATCACGTTCCGGTGGCTGAGCATCACCCCCTTCGGCTCGCCCTCGCTCCCGCTCGAGAAGATGATCGTGGCCAGGTCCGTGTCCCGGCGGCGCGGCGCGCCCAGAATCCGGTCCAGCAGGTGCACCGGCGCCAGCAGGGCCAGCAGCATCCCCGCAATTCGGTCCTTCCCCGTCACCGTTTCCCGGATGTCCTCCAGGTACACCGGAATCCCCGGCACTTCGAGCGGCAGCCGCTCGAGGAACTTCCGCGAGGTCAGGGTGTGGGTGATCCCGCAGCGGCGCGCGCAGGAGGCGATGGTCTCCGACGGTGCGGTGTAGTTCAGGTTCACCGGCGCCTTGCCCAGCATCTGCACGGCGATGTTCGCCAGGGCGCCGCCGACCGTGGGCGGCACCAGCAGCCCGACCATCTCCTCCTTCCCGAGGATGGCCTTCAGCTTGCGCGCGAAGACTATCGAGCCCACGAGGGTCTTGAAATACGACAGGGACCCCGTCATCGCGTCGGCGATGGCCATGCGGCGGAGGTGGCGGCGGGCCATCCGCACAAAGCCGTGCTGGACCACCCGGAACTCGTAGGGGCGCTCCATGTACGCCTCCATGCCCGTGTGCTCGACCGCGCGGCGCACGCGCCACGCGGGCAGTCCCTTCGGCGCGGGCGCGCCGAATCGCACCTGCACGGGGTAGCGCAGCCGTCCCCACCAGCGCCATTGGATTTTCCTGTCCCGGAACACGTACACCCGCTCCCAGAGCCGCGTCACGGACACGGGAATCACGGGCGCGCCGCTTTCCGCGGCCAGGGTCTCATAGTCCCTGAACCACGGCGCCTCCAGCCCGTCCCGGCAGAGCCGCCGTTCGCGGCTCACGCATACCACCCAGCCCTCCGCGAGGGCCTTCTTAATCCGGGCCGCGCCGTCGGCGAGCCCGGACTCGCTGGTGCCGTCCACCGGTATCAGGTGGAGGAAATGGGAAATGCGCCGGACCCAGGGCGTCTCCAGCGCGTCCGCGCCGACGACGAAGCAAATCTCGCGGTCCGTGGACATCTGCATGGGGAAGGTGTCTATGACGGAGTCATGGTCGGCCACAAGCAGCACGCCGCCCCGCTCGGGGACATGGTTCCTCCCTGAAACCAGCAGCCGGAAAAGGGTGCCGTCCAGCGGCCAGAGGACCGCGCGCAGCGCGAGCAGGGGTATTTTCCAGGCAATGTACAGGCCCATCGCGATGGAAACAACGCCGATGGTCATGAAAATGTGAAGGGGAGTCATGCCAATCATACCCAATGCCACAAACAACAGCGCGGCGAAGGCCATTCCGACAAAAGTGAGCATGTTCGTCGCGGCGATGACCCCGCCCTTCATTTCCTTCGGGGCGCGCTGCTGGAGCGTGGCGGCCAGGGGCACGTCAAACATGCCCGCGAAAAGGCCCAGGCAGAAGACGCAGACCATCAGCATCAGGTAATAGGCGCCGACGGAGCCGATGAAACCGCCCAGCAGCCCGCCCAGCAGCGGGGAAAACACCGCGCCGACGGCGGGGAAGAGCCAGTTCTCGAAGAAGGAGACGGGCAGCGCGCCGAACATGCCGAAGAAGGCCATGCCCAGGGCGCCGATGAGGATGAAGCCCTGCTCGATTTTTCCGCGCGACAGGTAGCCGGCCAGCACGGCGCCCACGCCGATGCCCAGGGCCACCGCGGCCAGCAGGTAACTGGTGCGCGCCTCGCCGTACTGCATCACGGACATGGAATACTTGAGGATGGTCTGGCGCGCCAGCGCGCCCGCAAGCCAGAAGTAGGTGTAGCCGATGACCACGTTCAGCAGCACCTTGTCCTCGAAGATGACGCGCATGTACCGGCCCATGCCCGACCACGGCGCGGCGGGGTTCAGGGGGACCCGCTGCGCGGGGTTCGCGGCGGGGGGCCGTGTGATCATCAGCGCCGTGGCCGCGCCCAGCACGGACAGCACGACGAGCAGGAAGGAGGCCATGTACGGCGCGCCCTTGATGAGGCCGTAGACCGGCCCCGCCAGGCCCGTGCCCGCGATGATGGCCACGATGGTGCCCATCTGCAGGATGCCGTTGCCCCAGGAGAGCCGCGACTCCGGCAGCATCTCCGGCAGGATGCCGTATTTGGCCGGGCCGAACATGGCGCTCTGTGTGGCCATGAGGAAGAGCACGCACCACAGGAACGCGGGGTAGCCCAGCCAGAAGGCCACACCGCCGAGGACCATGATCCCGATTTCGATGTATTTGGTGAGCTGGGCCACGGACCCCTTGCTGTACCGGTCCGACAGGGCCCCGAACACGGCGGGGAAGATGATGAACGGCATGGAGAAGAGGAACGTGGCCAGGCCGGGCACAAAGTCCTCCGCCGCCATGCGCCAGCCCAGGAAACTCACCGTGCCGTCGCCGTTCCCCGCCGCCCCGGTGGTGAACCGCGACAACAGGTAGTAGACGATGATGAACTGGAACAGGTTGTCGTTGAAGGCCCCCTGGAACTGGGTGGCAATCAGCGACCAGAAACCCTTTCGGGGGTACCGGCCAAGCTCCACAGCGCCGATTTTCCTGCTCATTAGAACTCTCCCAAGCCGCCGCAGAGGCCTGCCCGCGGGGCGTTGCCGCCGCGCGCCCACCGGCGCGCGCGGGGAAAAGGCGTCATTTCAATTGCGTCCGGACCCGATTAGTCCAGATCGTTTAGGTCGTCCAGACTGTCCACCCCGTCCCGAATCCGCTCCAACTGCCCAATCAGCGCCCGGCACTGCCCCTCGTCCAGCATGGCGCAGGCCGCGTGCACCTCGCGCCGGTACACCGGCTCGACGGCGTTCACCAGCGCCATGCCCCGCTCGGTCAGCGCCACATGGTAAATACGCCGGTTCCCCGGCACCGCGACGCGCCGGACCAGCCCCTTCGACTCGAGCTTGTCCAGCACGGACGTGATGCTCGCGCGGGTGACCACGAGGCGCTTGCCCAGGTCCGACTGGGTCCAGTCGTGCTCCTTGTACTTCAGGGCGAAGAGCACGTTGAACTGCGCCTCCGTCAAATCATGCTGACGGAAAAGATTGCCCCCCTTCACCGCGATGAGGTTCGCCGTCCGAACAATGTTCAGGATCAGCTCGTGGCGGACATCCTCAAGGGGCCGGTCCAGTTCCAGTTCCTTGTTCAGTGACATCGCTGCGTCTCGCTTTCCAGTTGAACTGCCAGTCTGCTTCGGTCCGACACCATTATTGTAAACCGGAGCATTGTTAGAAGTCAATCGGTATACGGACTTATTTTTCCGGTGCCGCACCGGCCCGCCTGTGCTATGATGATTCCGGAGAAACCAGCCATGCTCATCGCCGTCACCGGTGCGACAGGACTAATCGGTTCCACCCTCCTCCCCCGGCTCACCGAAGCCGGGCACAAAGTGCGCAGGCTGGCGCGCACGGCCAGTCCCGACGGCGCGGACGCGGACCAGCTCTCTTACTGGAACCCGGCAAAAGGCGTCCTCGACAAGGACGCCCTCAAGGGTGTGGACGCCGTCATCCACCTGGCGGGGGAGAGTGTGGCGGCGCGCCGCTGGACCGCCCCGGTGAAGGCCCGCATCCACGACAGCCGCACCCACGGCACGGCCCTGCTGGCCCAGCGCATGGCCGACATGGACCGCCCGCCCAAAGTTTTCGTATCGGCCTCGGCCGTCGGCTACTACGGCAGCCGGGGCGGCACGCCCCTCACGGAGCAAAACGGCGCGGGGGAGGGCTTTCTGGCCCGCGTCTGCCGGGACTGGGAGGCCGCCGCGACACCCGCCGCGGAGGCGGGGGTGCGGGTCGTCCATCCCCGCATCGGCATGGTGCTCGACCCGGAGGGCGGCGCGCTGGCGAAAATGCTGCCCCCCTTCCGCATGGGCCTGGGCGGCGTCATCGGCGACGGGCGCGCCTGGATGAGCTGGATTTCCCTGCCCGACCTGGTGGAGGTGCTGCTGGCCCTGGCCGTACAGGACCGCTTCACCGGGCCGGTCAACGCCACCGCGCCCGAACCGGTCACCAACCAGGATTTCACCAAGACCCTCGCCGCCGTGCTGCGCCGTCCGGCCTTCCTGCCCGTGCCCGCCCCCGCCGTGCGCCTGCTCTTCGGCGAGATGGGCGGCGCGCTGCTGCTCTCCAGCCTGCGGGTGCTGCCCGAAAAACTCGGCAACGCGGGCCATCGTTTCGGGCACGCCACCCTCGAACCCGCCCTGCGCGATCTGCTCGGCTGACAGGGGGAAATCATGGGACGTATGGGACCTATGGGACCTATGGGACGTATGGACAGAGTGGACGAGGTGGACGGAGTGGACAGGAAAACACACACTTGCGGGGTTAACCTTGGCTTTGCGCGCAAAGTCCAGGCAGGCCATGATTTACGTGGCTGCGGGAAATCTCATCCGCCGTTTTCATGTTCAAGGCGGAATTTCCTGAAGGCGGCGGGCCTGGGCGCGGCGGGTGTGCTGGCCCCGGCGCTGACCGCGCGGGCCGCGTCGGGCAAGAAACTCAATGTGGTGTTCATGCTGGCGGACGACCTGGGCTGGATGGACCTGGGCTGCTATGGCAGCAGTTTTTACGAGACGCCGAACCTTGACCGGCTGGCGCGGGAGGGTGTCCGCTTCACGGAGGCCTACGCGGCCTGCCCCGTGTGCAGCCCCACGCGGCTGAGCATCATGACCGGGAAATACCCCGTGCGGCTGGCCGCCACGGACTGGTTCGGCGCGCCCCAGCCGGAGGACGCGCACAAGCACCCGACAGGCACGAAACCCCTGCTGCCCGCGCCCTACGAGGAGCGCATGCCCCTGGAGGAGTTCACCCTGGCGGAGGCCTTCCGGGAGGCGGGCTACCGCACCTTCTTCGCGGGCAAGTGGCATCTCGGCGGCGGGGGATACTCGCCCGAGGACCAGGGCTTTGACATCAACAAGGGCGGCTTCGACAAAGGCTCCCCGCCGTCGTATTTCTCGCCGTACAAGAACCCGAAACTTGAGGACGGCCCGGAGGGCGAGCACCTGCCCGCGCGGCTGGCGCGCGATTCCGTGGAGTTCATGGCGCGGGCCGGGGAGGACCCCTTCCTGCTGTACCTCTCCTTCTACTCCGTCCACACGCCCCTGCAGGGCCGCCCGGACCTGGTGAGGAAGTACGAGGAGAAGGCGGCGCGGCTCAAGGTGGCGGGGCCGGAGTTTCTTCCGGAGGGCGACCGGATGGCGCGGCAGGTGCAGAACCACGCCGTTTTCGCCGCCATGGTCGAGGCCATGGACCAGGCCGTGGGCGACGTGCTCGACGGGCTGGACCGCCTGGGCCTCGCGGAGAACACGGCCGTGGTCTTCATGTCCGACAACGGGGGCCTGTCCACCTCGGAGGGCGCGCCCACGAGCAATGTGCCCCTCCGGGCGGGCAAGGGCTGGCTCTACGAGGGCGGCGTCCGCGAGCCCATGCTGGTGAAATGGCCGGGACACGCGCGCCCCGGCGCGGTCTGCGAACAGTATGTCACCAGCACGGATTTCTATCCCACGCTGCTTGAGATGGCGGGGCTGCCGCCCCGTCCGGAACAGCACCTGGACGGCGTGAGTTTCGCCCCGCTCCTGCTTGGCGATGCCGCACCCGAACGCGGCCCCGTCTACTGGCACTACCCCCACTATGGGAACCAGGGCGCCTTCCCCGGCGCGGCGGTCCGCCTCGGCGACTACAAGCTCATCGAGTTCTTCGAGGACAACCACGCCGAGTTGTACAACCTGCGCAGGGACCTTGGCGAAAAGAAGAACCTGGCGGAGGCCATGCCGGAAAAGGCGGCGGAACTCCGCGCCCTTCTCCATGCCTGGCAAAAAGAGACGGGCGCGCGCTTCCCCGCCCCCAACCCCAACGCCGGGAAGCCTGGCCGATAAATCCGGAAACGGCGGTTGACCCGGGTTTGAATGAGAAGTCATGGGACGGATGGGACACATGGGACGGATGGGACGGATGGGTGCGGCCAAGGTGGTTTGGTTGCCGTGCGCGGGCGCTAATCACTGGCCATTCGGAAACGCGCCCATCAGCAGGAAAGAGGTGTCGAGGCCGTATTCCGCCGGATCAACGGCCTGGACGATGCTGCGGTCGTATCCGGCCCCGGCATTTTTCTCCGACAGCCGCACCTCCATGCCGTAGGCGTGGGAGCCCGGCCTGCTTGAGATAATCCGGACATCCGGCCTGTAGAGGTCCTTTGCATTCGGCCGGACCACCACGGCCAGTTCCCCCGTGTCCAGTTCCACCAGGGTCCCGATGGGATAGAGCCCGGACAACTGGGCGAACAGATTCACCACGGTGGGATGGAAATGCTTTCCGCTTCCCTCGGCGATGATGCGCATGGCCTGGTCCGGCTGCATGGCGGCCCGGTACGAGCGGTTGGAAGTGAGCGCGTCGTACACGTCGGCGACGGCCACGATCTCCGTGAGCAGGTGGAGCCGGCCGATGCCCGAAAAACTGGGATAGCCCCCGAGCGAGTGGCGTGCGTGGTGCTGCGCGGCCACAACCATCGGCAGCCCCTGCGTTTCGGGCATTTGCATCAATATCCTGGCGCCCTCGATGGAGTGGGTCTGCATGACGGCCAGCTCGTCCTTGGAAAGTTCTCCGGGCTTGTCCAGAATCTCGGGGGGTATCCGCATCTTTCCGACATCGTGCAGCATGGCCGCCGCGCCGACGGCCTCCAGAACTGGGGGGTCAAGGTTGAGCTTGAACCCGATCAGCAGGGAGAGGATGGCCACATTCACGGAATGGTAAAACGTGTACAGGTTCTTGTCCTTCATCACGCTCAGGTTGTGGAAGACCTGCTGGTCGTCCATGAGCACCGCCGTGAACATTTTCACGCAGTGCTGGAACGTGTGGTAGTCGAAGGTTTGGCCCTCGCGGACATCGCTGAAGAACGTGATGACGGCGTTCAGGCAAAGCTGGTGCGCCTCCCGTGCGGCCGGGTCGCCGTCCCCCTGTTTTTCCCCCCCGGAATCAGGCCCCGCCTCGAGGCCGGTGCCCACATGCTGGATGTTCTCCTGCCCGAATATGGCCTGCCATCCGCCCCGGCCCGCCACCTCCTCCGGGCGCATGTTTGTCAGGACCACGAATCGGGCAAGCTCGTCAAACGACAGTCCGCGTGAAAACATGATGCTGGTGAGCCGCCGCGCCTCGAAATCCCGGACCATGTCCACATGCGAAATGCTTTCCTGGGCGAGCAGGTGGCCGTTGAGGTATATCTCGCCGCCGAGAAGGGAGACCGTCAGGGAGGGCTGGAGTTCCAGCCCCTCCCCGAGCCCGTCCAGCAGCGCGCGTATCGCGCCGGCCACGGTGGGGTGTTTTGGCGGCAGCAGCCGCGCCTTCCTGCGGGCGATGTTCAGCAGGGGTATCAGCCCCGTGACCGGGGCGGTTTTTTCCCCCGCGCCGGTCATGTCACCGCCTTTTCCGCGCGCTGCCTGATCCGGCGCATGGACTTGCGGCACTGTCCGGCCAAATGCCGGGAGGGGCGTGAGAACATGCGCAGCCGCGAGGGGCGCAGTGACCCGAGCAGTTTCAAATCCTCCTTTTCGCCGTTCTCGGCGAAGAAGGCGATTATCCGGTCCGCCACGTGGGGCCGCCCCGTCAGGACCCGCCGGTGCTCTGCCAAGAGGGCGCGGAGCCGGGGAAGGGTCCGCTGCGGATTAAACCGGCTCAGGCAGTCCGCCGCCTGTTCCGCCACGGAGAGGTCCTCGTCCGCAAGCAGTCCGAGAGCGGCCTCTTCGGCCTTTTCCCCCCCGATGGCGCCCAGCGCGCGGACCACCTCGAGACGCACCCGCGGCTCCGCATGCCCCTGGACCTGGGCCAGCATGTCCACGGCGGACTCCGAGGCGACCTTTCCCAGAACGAAGACGGCGTTTCGCACGACGAACCATTTTGGATTCGTGATGTTCCGGCCCATGGCCCGGGTCACCGCGTCGCCCAGCGCCACCAGCGCCTCGAGCAGGAAGATGCGCCTTGCGCGGTCCGCCTCGTCGCTCAGGCGCTGGAAAAGGCGCAGCACCGCCCGGTCCCCCGACA
This region of Candidatus Hydrogenedentota bacterium genomic DNA includes:
- a CDS encoding CoA-acylating methylmalonate-semialdehyde dehydrogenase encodes the protein MAGRLLNYVNGQWAESKAAEWLPVVNPGTGAHFADAPLSTGEEVDAAARAAQAAFQEWRRVPAPDRIQYLFTLKQLMEEHLDALARSCSEECGKTLNESLGELRRAIENVEVACGIPMMMQGRNNEDIARGIDEHMFRQPLGVTAMIAPFNFPAMIPFWYLPYALATGNCMIVKPSEKCPVTQQRVFELVDRLGLPPGVLQVVNGAKGTVDALLDHPAVRAVSMVGSTPAARAIYSRAAANGKRAQCQGGAKNPVLIMPDADMETAVRILADSAFGCAGQRCLALSVGITVGGAREAFRERFAEAARARRVGYGLDEGVETGAVISAESRARIEGLIGAAEAEGARVLVDGRGRTVPGYEGGSYVFPTVLDNVPPRGGTARTEIFGPVFSLMHAETLEEGIAMVNDRAYGNMACIFTASGAAARQFRTEAHAGNIGVNIGVAAPMAFFPFSGWADSFFGDLHGQAEHAVEFFTETKVVVERWPREWSRKF
- a CDS encoding TIM barrel protein, which produces MAEIRVGNAPCSWGSLEFEGLGGQPLTCERMLDELAETGYCGTELGDWGFMPTAPAALKAALDARGVAMVGAFVPVRFADASAHAAGAETAVRVARLLAGAASPGHAPMIILADDNGSVPERVANAGRVTAALGLDDAGWGVFARGVEAAARAVRGATGLPVGFHHHCAGYVETPDEIGALLHRTSPELLGLVFDTGHYAFGAGDRDGGLTRAGLERFADRVTHMHYKDCAPDVAERAAAEGLDYFQSVGAGVFCELGRGCVDFPWTTRWLRARGYGGFITVEQDVLPGMGAPKESAQRNREYLRTLGL
- a CDS encoding addiction module protein, giving the protein MSKVLDELEKLSVTERVQLVEDLWDSIARSNAEIPLSQWQKDELDRRKANHAQNPDSVRTWDDVKNDMLRPR
- a CDS encoding MFS transporter, with the translated sequence MSRKIGAVELGRYPRKGFWSLIATQFQGAFNDNLFQFIIVYYLLSRFTTGAAGNGDGTVSFLGWRMAAEDFVPGLATFLFSMPFIIFPAVFGALSDRYSKGSVAQLTKYIEIGIMVLGGVAFWLGYPAFLWCVLFLMATQSAMFGPAKYGILPEMLPESRLSWGNGILQMGTIVAIIAGTGLAGPVYGLIKGAPYMASFLLVVLSVLGAATALMITRPPAANPAQRVPLNPAAPWSGMGRYMRVIFEDKVLLNVVIGYTYFWLAGALARQTILKYSMSVMQYGEARTSYLLAAVALGIGVGAVLAGYLSRGKIEQGFILIGALGMAFFGMFGALPVSFFENWLFPAVGAVFSPLLGGLLGGFIGSVGAYYLMLMVCVFCLGLFAGMFDVPLAATLQQRAPKEMKGGVIAATNMLTFVGMAFAALLFVALGMIGMTPLHIFMTIGVVSIAMGLYIAWKIPLLALRAVLWPLDGTLFRLLVSGRNHVPERGGVLLVADHDSVIDTFPMQMSTDREICFVVGADALETPWVRRISHFLHLIPVDGTSESGLADGAARIKKALAEGWVVCVSRERRLCRDGLEAPWFRDYETLAAESGAPVIPVSVTRLWERVYVFRDRKIQWRWWGRLRYPVQVRFGAPAPKGLPAWRVRRAVEHTGMEAYMERPYEFRVVQHGFVRMARRHLRRMAIADAMTGSLSYFKTLVGSIVFARKLKAILGKEEMVGLLVPPTVGGALANIAVQMLGKAPVNLNYTAPSETIASCARRCGITHTLTSRKFLERLPLEVPGIPVYLEDIRETVTGKDRIAGMLLALLAPVHLLDRILGAPRRRDTDLATIIFSSGSEGEPKGVMLSHRNVMTIIESAQEIFPHNWNSCVVGFLPLFHSFGYTVCLWTPLVVGIRAVYHPNPLEPKAIGGLIQKYGGSIMVGTSTFLQGFIRRCEAEQLRSLDYVVCGAEKLPERVRLAFNEKFGMEPVEGYGTTECAPGVSVNIPDCESPGFFIAGLKHGTIGRPMTGQTVRVVDPDTGGDLGVNEPGLLLVTGPNIMQGYLDDPVKTAAVLHDGWYATGDIAAVDEEGFISITDRLARFSKIGGEMVPHTRVEESLHGLLGLTEQSLVVASVPDTAKGERLVVLHILDDAQLDELLRRLDASDMPNLWRPKASAFYRIEAIPVLGTGKMDIKQAKKLAQALDIGD
- a CDS encoding MarR family transcriptional regulator; this translates as MSLNKELELDRPLEDVRHELILNIVRTANLIAVKGGNLFRQHDLTEAQFNVLFALKYKEHDWTQSDLGKRLVVTRASITSVLDKLESKGLVRRVAVPGNRRIYHVALTERGMALVNAVEPVYRREVHAACAMLDEGQCRALIGQLERIRDGVDSLDDLNDLD
- a CDS encoding TIGR01777 family protein; amino-acid sequence: MLIAVTGATGLIGSTLLPRLTEAGHKVRRLARTASPDGADADQLSYWNPAKGVLDKDALKGVDAVIHLAGESVAARRWTAPVKARIHDSRTHGTALLAQRMADMDRPPKVFVSASAVGYYGSRGGTPLTEQNGAGEGFLARVCRDWEAAATPAAEAGVRVVHPRIGMVLDPEGGALAKMLPPFRMGLGGVIGDGRAWMSWISLPDLVEVLLALAVQDRFTGPVNATAPEPVTNQDFTKTLAAVLRRPAFLPVPAPAVRLLFGEMGGALLLSSLRVLPEKLGNAGHRFGHATLEPALRDLLG
- a CDS encoding sulfatase; its protein translation is MLADDLGWMDLGCYGSSFYETPNLDRLAREGVRFTEAYAACPVCSPTRLSIMTGKYPVRLAATDWFGAPQPEDAHKHPTGTKPLLPAPYEERMPLEEFTLAEAFREAGYRTFFAGKWHLGGGGYSPEDQGFDINKGGFDKGSPPSYFSPYKNPKLEDGPEGEHLPARLARDSVEFMARAGEDPFLLYLSFYSVHTPLQGRPDLVRKYEEKAARLKVAGPEFLPEGDRMARQVQNHAVFAAMVEAMDQAVGDVLDGLDRLGLAENTAVVFMSDNGGLSTSEGAPTSNVPLRAGKGWLYEGGVREPMLVKWPGHARPGAVCEQYVTSTDFYPTLLEMAGLPPRPEQHLDGVSFAPLLLGDAAPERGPVYWHYPHYGNQGAFPGAAVRLGDYKLIEFFEDNHAELYNLRRDLGEKKNLAEAMPEKAAELRALLHAWQKETGARFPAPNPNAGKPGR
- a CDS encoding HD-GYP domain-containing protein; protein product: MTGAGEKTAPVTGLIPLLNIARRKARLLPPKHPTVAGAIRALLDGLGEGLELQPSLTVSLLGGEIYLNGHLLAQESISHVDMVRDFEARRLTSIMFSRGLSFDELARFVVLTNMRPEEVAGRGGWQAIFGQENIQHVGTGLEAGPDSGGEKQGDGDPAAREAHQLCLNAVITFFSDVREGQTFDYHTFQHCVKMFTAVLMDDQQVFHNLSVMKDKNLYTFYHSVNVAILSLLIGFKLNLDPPVLEAVGAAAMLHDVGKMRIPPEILDKPGELSKDELAVMQTHSIEGARILMQMPETQGLPMVVAAQHHARHSLGGYPSFSGIGRLHLLTEIVAVADVYDALTSNRSYRAAMQPDQAMRIIAEGSGKHFHPTVVNLFAQLSGLYPIGTLVELDTGELAVVVRPNAKDLYRPDVRIISSRPGSHAYGMEVRLSEKNAGAGYDRSIVQAVDPAEYGLDTSFLLMGAFPNGQ